The Hymenobacter oligotrophus genome has a window encoding:
- a CDS encoding methyl-accepting chemotaxis protein: MASGKNSKPATNPTPFDDDADLPVDADMSKSEPVERVSSDLTRKRGAARGSSAGTQDPDYVNEQLNRVLYALDAFKKGDISVRLTKQNDDIFAEIAEAYNSMVEMIGGVGGEVSRISKVAGVEGNLKARASGENATGFWRDMINNINGLVDSIAVPVLEVGKVLKNISRGNLDESFQIPVSGDFKLMAETINKTIDNLNVFASEVTRVAQEVGTEGRLGGQANVPSVAGVWKDLTDNVNTMAANLTSQVRDIANVATAVAKGDLTQKITVDVKGELLQLKQNLNQMVDSLNLFAGEVTRVALEVGTEGKLGGQAVVPGVGGVWKELTDNVNNMASNLTSQVRDIANVATAVARGDLSQKMTVNVKGEILELKNILNQMVDSLNIFGDEVTRVAREVGTEGKLGGQAVVPRVGGTWKELTDNVNTMASNLTSQVRDIANVATAVAKGDLTQKITVDVKGELLDLKNILNQMVDSLNIFAGEVTRVAREVGTEGILGGQANVPNVGGVWKDLTDNVNTMASNLTSQVRDIANVATAVARGDLSQKITVNVKGELLQLKENLNQMVDSLNTFGDEVTRVAREVGTEGKLGGQAVVPNVRGTWKELTDNVNTMAASLTSQVRDIANVTTAVARGDLSQKVSVDVRGEMLELKDNINRMVDSLNVFAGEVTRVAQEVGTEGRLGGQANVPNVSGVWKDLTDNVNRMAANLTTQVRGIVKVVTGVSQGDLTQKLTLEAKGELADLADTINRMVDDLNRLAQEVSRVARVAGVEGKLTERAMVTEVSGSWKDIVDTLNDLIESIASPVLEVSRVVRAVSEGDLTQKVEVPTAGDIYAMAMALNTAVESLNELLAEINDSSLVVGASSEEMAQKGLEMSRVTVDVSLAMQQMAEGAQNQAMKTDQAFKLIEEIMQATKETANKADVVNKAAILGEQTSQLGLKTVAEVVKNMEEISSASAQTAKTIDVLSVRSQDISKSLGVITDIAAQTNLLALNAAIEAARAGEAGRGFAVVAEEIRKLAEGSRKSANEIATLVEDVRKDTASAATAISTMEGRVLKGKNATFEASSAFKNIATSSGEILRTSRDILTATEIQKTSIGDVVKYVEEVVAIAEQTASGTQQVASTAKQLSSSMSELTASSQKLTDIADDLQVGLSAFQLMDHLAEDVYYEPAPPVRSSLRRMQQGHVSAREEVAARAARTPNRSVTAAAARTVANGGTPVTPPNRPTRPVPLPRPQSNGSAEPARGTRKPAPAAEAAAATTRKVPVRRPAPAASNEDPQGSAGKAGKEGGETPKAAPKRKNK; encoded by the coding sequence ATGGCCTCCGGTAAGAACAGCAAACCTGCTACGAACCCTACGCCTTTCGACGACGACGCCGATTTGCCAGTTGACGCTGACATGAGCAAGTCTGAACCCGTTGAACGCGTGAGTTCCGACTTGACGCGTAAACGGGGTGCCGCTCGCGGTAGCTCCGCGGGCACGCAGGATCCCGACTATGTTAACGAGCAGCTGAACCGCGTTCTGTATGCCCTCGACGCCTTTAAGAAAGGCGACATCTCGGTGCGCCTAACCAAGCAGAACGACGACATCTTCGCTGAAATTGCCGAAGCCTACAACTCAATGGTAGAGATGATCGGCGGCGTGGGTGGCGAGGTATCGCGCATCTCGAAAGTAGCGGGGGTAGAAGGTAACCTGAAGGCACGCGCCTCCGGCGAAAACGCCACGGGTTTCTGGCGCGACATGATCAACAACATCAACGGCCTGGTAGACTCCATTGCCGTACCGGTGTTGGAGGTAGGCAAGGTATTGAAGAACATCTCGCGCGGTAACCTCGACGAGTCGTTCCAGATTCCGGTGTCGGGCGACTTCAAGTTGATGGCCGAAACCATCAACAAAACCATCGACAACCTGAACGTATTTGCCAGCGAGGTAACCCGCGTGGCGCAGGAAGTGGGTACCGAAGGCCGCCTAGGTGGCCAGGCCAACGTGCCGAGCGTAGCAGGCGTGTGGAAGGACCTGACGGACAACGTGAACACGATGGCCGCCAACCTGACCTCGCAGGTGCGCGACATTGCGAACGTAGCCACCGCGGTAGCCAAAGGCGACCTGACGCAAAAGATTACGGTTGACGTGAAAGGCGAACTGCTTCAACTGAAGCAGAACCTTAACCAGATGGTGGACTCGCTCAACCTCTTCGCCGGCGAGGTAACCCGTGTAGCACTTGAGGTAGGTACCGAAGGTAAACTAGGCGGCCAGGCTGTGGTGCCCGGTGTAGGTGGTGTTTGGAAAGAACTCACCGACAACGTAAACAACATGGCTTCCAACCTGACCTCGCAGGTGCGCGACATTGCGAACGTAGCCACCGCGGTAGCCCGCGGCGACTTGTCGCAGAAGATGACTGTGAACGTGAAGGGCGAAATTCTGGAGCTCAAGAACATCTTGAACCAGATGGTGGACTCGCTCAACATCTTCGGTGACGAAGTAACCCGTGTGGCGCGCGAAGTGGGTACGGAGGGTAAGCTGGGCGGCCAAGCCGTAGTACCGCGAGTTGGTGGTACTTGGAAAGAGTTGACCGACAACGTAAACACCATGGCTTCGAACTTGACGAGCCAGGTGCGCGACATCGCGAACGTAGCAACCGCAGTAGCAAAAGGTGACCTGACGCAAAAGATTACGGTAGATGTAAAAGGCGAACTGCTGGATCTGAAGAACATTCTGAACCAGATGGTGGACTCGCTCAACATCTTCGCTGGCGAGGTAACCCGCGTGGCACGCGAAGTAGGTACCGAAGGTATCCTAGGTGGTCAGGCCAACGTGCCGAATGTGGGCGGGGTATGGAAAGACCTCACCGACAACGTGAACACGATGGCTTCGAACTTGACTTCGCAGGTGCGTGACATTGCTAACGTAGCTACCGCGGTAGCCCGCGGCGACTTGTCGCAGAAAATTACGGTAAACGTAAAGGGCGAACTGCTTCAGTTGAAGGAAAACCTCAACCAGATGGTGGACTCGCTGAACACGTTTGGTGACGAAGTAACCCGCGTGGCGCGCGAAGTAGGTACGGAGGGTAAGCTGGGCGGCCAGGCTGTGGTGCCGAACGTGCGCGGTACCTGGAAAGAGCTGACCGACAATGTAAACACCATGGCCGCGTCGCTGACCTCGCAGGTACGTGACATTGCTAATGTAACCACGGCGGTAGCCCGCGGCGACCTAAGCCAGAAAGTGTCGGTTGACGTTCGGGGCGAGATGTTGGAGCTAAAAGACAACATCAACCGAATGGTGGACTCGCTGAACGTATTTGCTGGCGAGGTAACCCGCGTGGCGCAGGAAGTAGGCACCGAAGGCCGCCTAGGTGGCCAAGCCAACGTACCGAATGTGAGCGGGGTATGGAAGGACTTGACGGACAATGTAAACCGCATGGCTGCCAACCTTACCACACAGGTACGTGGTATCGTAAAGGTAGTAACCGGTGTATCGCAAGGTGACCTTACCCAAAAGCTGACCCTGGAAGCCAAGGGCGAACTAGCAGATCTGGCGGATACCATCAACCGAATGGTGGACGACCTGAACCGCTTGGCGCAAGAAGTTAGCCGCGTGGCCCGCGTAGCCGGTGTCGAAGGCAAGCTGACCGAGCGCGCCATGGTAACCGAGGTAAGCGGTTCGTGGAAAGACATCGTGGATACGCTGAACGACCTGATCGAGTCGATTGCCTCGCCGGTACTGGAAGTGTCGCGCGTGGTACGAGCCGTATCGGAAGGCGATCTGACGCAGAAGGTAGAAGTACCAACCGCCGGCGACATCTACGCCATGGCAATGGCTTTGAACACGGCCGTTGAAAGCTTGAACGAACTGCTCGCCGAAATCAACGACTCGTCGTTGGTAGTAGGGGCCTCGTCGGAGGAAATGGCGCAGAAAGGCCTCGAGATGAGCCGCGTAACGGTTGACGTGTCGCTTGCCATGCAACAGATGGCAGAAGGCGCGCAAAACCAGGCTATGAAGACCGACCAGGCCTTTAAGCTGATCGAGGAAATCATGCAGGCCACGAAGGAAACCGCCAACAAGGCCGACGTGGTAAACAAAGCCGCCATCCTAGGTGAGCAAACCTCGCAGCTGGGTCTGAAGACGGTGGCAGAAGTGGTTAAGAACATGGAGGAAATCTCCAGCGCTTCGGCCCAAACGGCCAAAACCATTGATGTACTCTCGGTTCGCTCGCAGGACATCAGCAAGTCGCTGGGTGTAATCACCGACATTGCTGCCCAAACCAACTTGCTGGCTCTGAACGCAGCCATCGAAGCTGCCCGTGCCGGCGAAGCCGGTCGTGGTTTCGCGGTAGTAGCCGAAGAAATCCGCAAGCTTGCCGAAGGTTCGCGCAAATCGGCAAACGAAATTGCCACGCTGGTAGAGGACGTTCGTAAGGACACCGCCTCGGCCGCAACCGCTATTTCGACCATGGAGGGCCGAGTACTGAAAGGGAAAAACGCAACGTTCGAGGCCAGCTCGGCCTTTAAAAACATTGCAACCTCGTCGGGCGAAATCCTCCGCACCTCGCGCGACATTCTCACGGCAACCGAGATTCAGAAGACCTCGATTGGCGACGTAGTAAAGTACGTAGAGGAAGTAGTAGCTATCGCCGAGCAAACGGCCTCGGGTACGCAGCAGGTAGCCAGCACGGCCAAGCAGCTTTCGAGCTCGATGTCGGAACTGACGGCTTCGAGCCAGAAGCTGACCGACATTGCCGACGACCTGCAGGTGGGCCTTTCGGCCTTCCAGCTGATGGACCACCTGGCCGAAGACGTGTACTACGAGCCCGCGCCTCCCGTACGCAGCAGCTTGCGGCGTATGCAGCAAGGGCACGTATCGGCGCGCGAAGAAGTAGCGGCACGTGCAGCGCGCACGCCCAACCGTTCGGTAACGGCAGCAGCGGCACGCACGGTAGCCAACGGCGGAACGCCCGTAACGCCCCCAAACCGCCCCACGCGCCCGGTGCCGTTGCCGCGCCCGCAGTCGAATGGTAGTGCCGAACCGGCTCGTGGCACCCGCAAACCAGCACCCGCTGCTGAAGCTGCCGCGGCAACCACTCGCAAAGTCCCCGTACGCCGGCCGGCACCTGCGGCTTCGAATGAAGACCCGCAAGGTTCGGCAGGTAAGGCAGGCAAAGAAGGCGGTGAAACTCCGAAGGCTGCTCCAAAACGCAAGAACAAATAA
- the topA gene encoding type I DNA topoisomerase, producing MVKNLVIVESPAKAKTIEGYLGKDFVVKSSFGHVRDLPKDNNAIDIQNGFKPTYVVSPDKREVISQLKKLAKEAETVWLASDADREGEAISWHLAETLDLTNDKTRRIVFRELTKNAILNAIDSPREIDLNLVNAQQARRVLDRLVGFELSPVLWKKVKTGLSAGRVQSVAVRLVVEREREIQQFKTSSAYRVVARFDAGNGAVLEAELPQRLKTLEEAEAFLARCAGAAYRIETLEKKPGKRSPAPPFTTSTLQQEASRKLGFSVAQTMSVAQRLYEGGKISYMRTDSVNLSQEALTGAKAEISRAYGPEYSHTRQFKTKAASAQEAHEAIRPTDFSLVKAGEDSAEQRLYDLIRKRAMASQMADAEIERTVATIGISTQPGVTLTATGEVITFEGFLKAYSESKDEDENDGESSFSRGLPPLSVGQQLPLQRLSATERYAQPPARYTEASLVKKLEEMGIGRPSTYAPTISTIQKRGYVEKDTREGKERKFHVLTLDGEQVNTEVKTEVYGADRGKLFPTDTAMVVNDFLVEHFPLIIDYSFTAKVEEEFDRIAEGQEAWEHMIAGFYGTFHETVERGKEVERADVGTTRLIGDHPETGDKIYAKLGRFGPYVQLGEAEGETKPAYANLRKGQFIETLTLEEALELFKLPRVVGQFEEKDMTAAIGRFGPYIRHDSKFYSLAKGQDPHTVTPEEAVQLIAEKRKQEAEKVILTFEPEGRADVQVLNGKYGPYIVCGGKNVKIPKGEEPRSLSLERCLELAEATPDKPSRGRFGAKKAAAPAAKAPAKKADGAAKKPAAKKATGTAKKAAK from the coding sequence ATGGTTAAGAACCTCGTCATCGTGGAGTCGCCTGCCAAAGCCAAAACCATCGAGGGCTACCTAGGCAAAGACTTTGTCGTTAAGTCAAGCTTCGGGCACGTACGCGATTTGCCAAAGGACAACAACGCCATTGATATCCAGAACGGCTTCAAGCCAACCTACGTCGTTTCGCCCGATAAGCGCGAGGTAATTTCTCAGCTGAAGAAGCTGGCCAAGGAAGCGGAAACGGTGTGGCTAGCAAGCGACGCCGACCGCGAGGGCGAAGCCATTTCGTGGCACTTGGCCGAGACCCTCGACCTAACCAACGACAAAACCCGGCGCATCGTGTTCCGGGAGTTGACGAAGAACGCCATTCTGAACGCCATCGATTCGCCCCGCGAAATCGACCTGAACTTGGTAAACGCCCAGCAGGCTCGCCGCGTGCTCGACCGCCTCGTGGGCTTCGAGTTGTCGCCGGTGCTTTGGAAGAAGGTAAAAACCGGGTTGTCGGCGGGCCGCGTGCAGTCGGTGGCGGTGCGCTTGGTGGTGGAGCGCGAGCGTGAAATTCAGCAGTTTAAAACGTCGTCGGCGTACCGCGTGGTGGCGCGCTTCGACGCCGGCAACGGTGCCGTGCTCGAAGCCGAGTTGCCCCAGCGCCTAAAGACGCTGGAGGAAGCAGAAGCCTTTTTGGCGCGTTGCGCCGGTGCGGCATACCGCATCGAAACGCTCGAAAAAAAGCCGGGCAAACGCAGCCCTGCGCCGCCCTTTACCACATCGACACTGCAGCAGGAAGCTTCGCGCAAGCTGGGCTTTTCGGTGGCGCAAACCATGAGCGTGGCGCAGCGCTTGTACGAAGGCGGCAAAATCAGCTACATGCGTACCGACTCGGTGAACCTGTCGCAGGAAGCCCTGACGGGCGCCAAAGCCGAAATTAGCCGCGCTTATGGCCCTGAGTATTCGCACACCCGGCAGTTCAAAACCAAAGCCGCCTCGGCCCAGGAAGCGCACGAAGCTATTCGCCCCACCGATTTTTCGTTGGTAAAAGCCGGCGAAGACTCGGCCGAGCAACGCCTCTACGACCTCATTCGCAAGCGCGCCATGGCCTCGCAAATGGCCGACGCCGAGATTGAGCGCACGGTGGCTACCATCGGCATCAGCACGCAGCCCGGCGTAACGCTCACGGCCACGGGCGAGGTGATTACGTTTGAGGGTTTTCTGAAAGCCTACAGCGAGTCGAAAGACGAAGATGAAAACGACGGCGAATCGTCGTTTTCGCGTGGGTTGCCGCCCCTAAGCGTGGGCCAGCAACTGCCGCTGCAGCGCCTATCGGCCACGGAGCGTTACGCGCAGCCACCAGCCCGCTACACCGAAGCTTCGTTGGTGAAAAAGCTGGAGGAAATGGGTATCGGTCGGCCATCGACGTACGCACCCACCATTAGCACCATTCAGAAGCGCGGCTACGTAGAAAAAGACACCCGCGAAGGCAAGGAGCGCAAGTTCCATGTGCTCACGCTCGACGGCGAGCAGGTGAACACGGAAGTCAAGACGGAAGTGTACGGCGCCGACCGCGGCAAGCTGTTCCCGACGGACACGGCTATGGTGGTGAACGACTTTTTGGTTGAGCACTTCCCGCTGATCATCGACTACTCTTTCACGGCTAAAGTGGAAGAAGAATTCGACCGCATTGCCGAAGGACAAGAGGCTTGGGAGCATATGATTGCGGGCTTCTACGGCACGTTCCACGAAACCGTGGAGCGCGGCAAAGAAGTGGAGCGCGCCGACGTGGGCACCACCCGCCTGATTGGCGACCACCCCGAAACCGGCGATAAAATTTACGCTAAGCTGGGCCGCTTTGGACCCTACGTTCAGCTGGGCGAAGCCGAAGGCGAAACCAAGCCGGCGTACGCCAATCTGCGCAAAGGCCAGTTCATTGAAACCCTAACGCTGGAGGAGGCGCTGGAGTTATTTAAGTTGCCGCGCGTGGTAGGCCAGTTCGAGGAAAAGGACATGACGGCTGCCATCGGCCGCTTCGGCCCATACATCCGCCACGACAGCAAGTTTTACTCGCTTGCCAAAGGCCAGGACCCGCACACCGTAACGCCCGAAGAAGCCGTACAGCTGATTGCGGAAAAGCGTAAGCAGGAGGCCGAAAAAGTAATTCTGACGTTTGAGCCCGAGGGCCGGGCCGACGTGCAGGTGCTCAACGGCAAATACGGCCCGTACATCGTGTGCGGTGGCAAAAACGTGAAGATCCCGAAGGGCGAAGAACCCCGCAGCCTTTCGCTGGAGCGCTGCCTGGAGCTGGCCGAAGCCACGCCCGACAAGCCCAGCCGCGGCCGTTTTGGGGCCAAAAAGGCTGCGGCACCCGCGGCCAAAGCCCCGGCCAAAAAAGCCGATGGCGCAGCCAAAAAGCCCGCTGCTAAAAAAGCTACGGGCACGGCCAAAAAAGCCGCTAAGTAA
- a CDS encoding DUF4846 domain-containing protein, translating into MRSFMLHSALGLALLWAAGNPLASPDYALRSTVPSPRLQAASHHPYSWLMRPYNEQQTLAARFAVPVGCQRIAAAPNSFAHWLRYLPLRPKNTPVYLHNGRLKTPQTVHAAVLDLDTGPHDLQQCADAVMRLRAEYQFTQNFRQIHFRLTSGHDIWFGDWVAGQGFRVQGDEVLPAPRNAEAPTHAALRRYLDQIFTYAGSLSLSRELRPVPLGEVQPGDVLIKGGSPGHAVMVLDVAEHPATKRRYALLAQSYMPAQDMHVLRNRPSTGLGAWFYIDPAAEWLETPEWDFTAAQLMRWQ; encoded by the coding sequence ATGCGTTCGTTCATGCTTCATTCGGCCCTGGGTCTGGCCTTGCTTTGGGCGGCCGGCAACCCGTTGGCTTCGCCTGATTATGCGCTGCGCTCAACGGTGCCCAGCCCTAGGTTGCAGGCCGCCAGCCACCACCCCTACAGCTGGCTTATGCGCCCTTACAACGAGCAGCAAACGTTGGCGGCCCGGTTTGCGGTACCAGTGGGTTGCCAGCGCATTGCGGCTGCTCCTAACTCCTTTGCGCACTGGTTGCGCTACCTGCCGCTGCGGCCAAAAAACACGCCGGTGTACTTGCACAACGGCCGCCTGAAAACCCCGCAAACAGTGCATGCGGCCGTGCTCGACCTTGACACCGGCCCGCACGATTTGCAGCAGTGCGCCGATGCCGTGATGCGCCTGCGTGCAGAGTACCAGTTCACCCAAAATTTCCGGCAAATTCATTTCCGCCTCACCAGTGGCCACGACATTTGGTTTGGCGACTGGGTTGCGGGCCAAGGGTTTCGGGTGCAAGGCGACGAGGTGCTGCCGGCACCTAGGAACGCCGAAGCCCCCACGCACGCCGCGCTGCGCCGCTACCTCGATCAAATTTTTACCTACGCTGGCTCGCTTTCGCTTAGCCGCGAGTTGCGGCCGGTGCCGCTGGGCGAGGTGCAACCCGGCGACGTGCTCATCAAAGGCGGCTCGCCGGGCCATGCGGTAATGGTGCTCGATGTGGCTGAGCACCCGGCCACCAAGCGCCGGTACGCGCTGCTGGCCCAAAGCTACATGCCCGCCCAAGACATGCACGTGCTGCGAAACCGGCCCAGTACAGGCCTAGGCGCTTGGTTTTACATCGACCCCGCAGCGGAGTGGCTCGAAACGCCCGAATGGGATTTTACGGCTGCGCAGCTAATGCGCTGGCAATAG
- a CDS encoding SIR2 family NAD-dependent protein deacylase produces MTRKKIVVLTGAGISAESGLATFRASDGLWENHRVEDVASPEGWAKDPALVLEFYNQRRAAARKAQPNAGHLALVELEQAYEVVIVTQNVDDLHERAGSRRVIHLHGKLMEARSTRHEDLVYPLEEDRIELGQTCERGHQLRPNIVWFGEAVPLMERAMEETATADIMLVVGTSLQVYPAAGLIHYLPSNCPLYVVDPGLSGVTRRGNVELIAQPATVGVPRLVQQLLSQASAGR; encoded by the coding sequence ATGACTCGCAAGAAAATAGTGGTACTCACGGGCGCTGGCATTTCGGCCGAAAGCGGCTTGGCTACTTTTCGGGCCTCGGATGGGCTCTGGGAAAACCACCGCGTGGAGGACGTTGCTTCGCCCGAAGGTTGGGCCAAAGACCCCGCCCTGGTGCTCGAGTTTTACAACCAGCGCCGCGCCGCTGCCCGCAAAGCGCAGCCCAACGCCGGCCACCTGGCCCTAGTGGAGCTGGAGCAAGCCTATGAGGTTGTAATTGTAACGCAGAACGTGGACGACTTGCACGAGCGCGCCGGTTCGCGTAGGGTTATACATCTGCACGGCAAGCTGATGGAAGCCCGTAGCACGCGCCACGAGGACCTGGTGTATCCGCTTGAAGAAGACCGGATTGAGCTGGGCCAAACCTGCGAACGGGGTCATCAGCTGCGCCCCAACATTGTGTGGTTTGGCGAGGCCGTGCCGCTGATGGAGCGGGCTATGGAAGAAACAGCTACCGCCGATATCATGCTGGTGGTTGGCACCTCGCTGCAGGTATACCCAGCGGCGGGCCTGATTCATTACCTGCCCAGCAACTGCCCGCTTTACGTCGTCGACCCGGGTTTGTCCGGGGTTACGCGGCGCGGCAATGTGGAGCTGATTGCCCAGCCCGCTACCGTGGGCGTGCCTCGCTTGGTGCAGCAGCTGCTCAGCCAAGCCTCGGCGGGCCGGTAG